One Sus scrofa isolate TJ Tabasco breed Duroc chromosome 1, Sscrofa11.1, whole genome shotgun sequence DNA segment encodes these proteins:
- the CAPN3 gene encoding calpain-3 isoform X8, with protein sequence MSYDDFIYHFTKLEICNLTADALESDKLQTWTVSVNEGRWVRGCSAGGCRNFPDTFWTNPQYRLKLLEEDDDPDDSEVICSFLVALMQKNRRKDRKLGANLFTIGFAIYEVPKEMHGNKQHLQKDFFLYNASKARSRTYINMREVSERFRLPPSEYVIVPSTYEPHQEGEFILRVFSEKRNLSEEVENTISVDRPVRKKKTKPIIFVSDRANSNKELGVDQESEEGQDKTSPDKQEKSPKVSEHVHEWGSQHTTEPEPSNTDQESEEQQQFRNIFRQIAGDDMEICADELKNVLNRVVNKHKDLKTEGFTLESCRSMIALMDTDGSGRLNLQEFHHLWKKIKSWQKIFKHYDTDQSGTINSYEMRNAVNDAGFHLNNQLYDIITMRYADKYMNIDFDSFICCFVRLEGMFRAFNAFDKDGDGIIKLNVLEWLQLTMYA encoded by the exons ATGTCTTATGATGATTTCATCTACCATTTCACAAAGCTGGAGATCTGCAACCTCACAGCTGATGCCCTGGAGTCCGACAAGCTTCAGACTTGGACAGTGTCTGTGAACGAGGGCCGCTGGGTGAGGGGCTGCTCTGCCGGAGGCTGTCGCAACTTCCCAG ACACTTTCTGGACCAACCCACAGTACCGTCTGAAGCTCCTGGAGGAGGATGATGACCCTGACGACTCCGAGGTGATCTGCAGCTTCCTGGTAGCACTGATGCAGAAGAACCGGCGGAAGGACCGGAAGCTGGGGGCCAACCTCTTCACCATCGGCTTCGCCATCTACGAG GTCCCCAAAGAG ATGCATGGAAACAAGCAGCACTTGCAGAAGGACTTCTTCCTGTACAATGCCTCCAAGGCTAGGAGCAGAACCTACATTAACATGCGGGAGGTGTCCGAGCGCTTCCGCCTGCCCCCCAGCGAGTACGTCATTGTGCCCTCCACCTATGAGCCCCACCAGGAGGGGGAATTCATCCTCCGGGTCTTCTCCGAAAAGAGGAACCTCTCTGA GGAAGTTGAAAATACCATCTCTGTGGATCGACCAGTG agaaagaaaaaaaccaag ccCATCATCTTCGTTTCAGACAGAGCAAACAGCAACAAGGAGTTGGGTGTGGACCAGGAATCAGAGGAGGGCCAAGACAAAACAAGCCCTGATAAACAAGAGAAATCCCCAAAGGTTTCTGAGCATGTGCATGAATGGGGTAGCCAGCACACAACTGAG CCAGAGCCCAGCAACACTGACCAGGAAAGTGAGGAACAGCAGCAATTCCGGAACATTTTCAGGCAGATAGCAGGCGAT gACATGGAGATCTGTGCAGATGAGCTCAAGAATGTCCTTAACAGAGTGGTGAACAAAC ATAAGGACCTGAAGACTGAAGGGTTCACATTGGAGTCCTGCCGTAGCATGATTGCTCTCATGGAT ACAGACGGCTCTGGAAGACTGAACCTGCAAGAGTTCCACCACCTCTGGAAGAAGATTAAATCCTGGCAG AAAATTTTCAAGCATTATGACACCGACCAATCCGGCACCATCAACAGCTATGAGATGCGAAATGCAGTCAATGACGCAG GCTTCCACCTCAACAACCAGCTCTATGACATCATCACCATGCGGTACGCAGACAAGTACATGAACATCGACTTTGACAGTTTTATCTGCTGCTTCGTCAGGCTGGAGGGCATGTTCA GAGCTTTTAATGCCTTTGACAAGGATGGAGATGGTATCATCAAACTCAATGTTCTAGAG tggctgcagctcaccATGTATGCCTGA
- the CAPN3 gene encoding calpain-3 isoform X9, producing MSYDDFIYHFTKLEICNLTADALESDKLQTWTVSVNEGRWVRGCSAGGCRNFPDTFWTNPQYRLKLLEEDDDPDDSEVICSFLVALMQKNRRKDRKLGANLFTIGFAIYEVPKEMHGNKQHLQKDFFLYNASKARSRTYINMREVSERFRLPPSEYVIVPSTYEPHQEGEFILRVFSEKRNLSEEVENTISVDRPVRKKKTKPIIFVSDRANSNKELGVDQESEEGQDKTSPDKQEKSPKPEPSNTDQESEEQQQFRNIFRQIAGDDMEICADELKNVLNRVVNKHKDLKTEGFTLESCRSMIALMDTDGSGRLNLQEFHHLWKKIKSWQKIFKHYDTDQSGTINSYEMRNAVNDAGFHLNNQLYDIITMRYADKYMNIDFDSFICCFVRLEGMFRAFNAFDKDGDGIIKLNVLEWLQLTMYA from the exons ATGTCTTATGATGATTTCATCTACCATTTCACAAAGCTGGAGATCTGCAACCTCACAGCTGATGCCCTGGAGTCCGACAAGCTTCAGACTTGGACAGTGTCTGTGAACGAGGGCCGCTGGGTGAGGGGCTGCTCTGCCGGAGGCTGTCGCAACTTCCCAG ACACTTTCTGGACCAACCCACAGTACCGTCTGAAGCTCCTGGAGGAGGATGATGACCCTGACGACTCCGAGGTGATCTGCAGCTTCCTGGTAGCACTGATGCAGAAGAACCGGCGGAAGGACCGGAAGCTGGGGGCCAACCTCTTCACCATCGGCTTCGCCATCTACGAG GTCCCCAAAGAG ATGCATGGAAACAAGCAGCACTTGCAGAAGGACTTCTTCCTGTACAATGCCTCCAAGGCTAGGAGCAGAACCTACATTAACATGCGGGAGGTGTCCGAGCGCTTCCGCCTGCCCCCCAGCGAGTACGTCATTGTGCCCTCCACCTATGAGCCCCACCAGGAGGGGGAATTCATCCTCCGGGTCTTCTCCGAAAAGAGGAACCTCTCTGA GGAAGTTGAAAATACCATCTCTGTGGATCGACCAGTG agaaagaaaaaaaccaag ccCATCATCTTCGTTTCAGACAGAGCAAACAGCAACAAGGAGTTGGGTGTGGACCAGGAATCAGAGGAGGGCCAAGACAAAACAAGCCCTGATAAACAAGAGAAATCCCCAAAG CCAGAGCCCAGCAACACTGACCAGGAAAGTGAGGAACAGCAGCAATTCCGGAACATTTTCAGGCAGATAGCAGGCGAT gACATGGAGATCTGTGCAGATGAGCTCAAGAATGTCCTTAACAGAGTGGTGAACAAAC ATAAGGACCTGAAGACTGAAGGGTTCACATTGGAGTCCTGCCGTAGCATGATTGCTCTCATGGAT ACAGACGGCTCTGGAAGACTGAACCTGCAAGAGTTCCACCACCTCTGGAAGAAGATTAAATCCTGGCAG AAAATTTTCAAGCATTATGACACCGACCAATCCGGCACCATCAACAGCTATGAGATGCGAAATGCAGTCAATGACGCAG GCTTCCACCTCAACAACCAGCTCTATGACATCATCACCATGCGGTACGCAGACAAGTACATGAACATCGACTTTGACAGTTTTATCTGCTGCTTCGTCAGGCTGGAGGGCATGTTCA GAGCTTTTAATGCCTTTGACAAGGATGGAGATGGTATCATCAAACTCAATGTTCTAGAG tggctgcagctcaccATGTATGCCTGA